From Canis lupus dingo isolate Sandy chromosome 24, ASM325472v2, whole genome shotgun sequence, a single genomic window includes:
- the CENPB gene encoding LOW QUALITY PROTEIN: major centromere autoantigen B (The sequence of the model RefSeq protein was modified relative to this genomic sequence to represent the inferred CDS: deleted 1 base in 1 codon), whose amino-acid sequence MGPKRRQLTFREKSRIIQEVEENPDLRKGEIARRFNIPPSTLSTILKNKRAILASERKYGVASTCRKTNKLSPYDKLEGLLIAWFQQIRAAGLPVKGIILKEKALRIAEELGMDDFTASNGWLDRFRRRHGVVSCSGVARARSRSAAPRPPAAPASPPAVPSEGGGGGSTGWRAREEQPPSVAEGYASQDVFSAIETSLWYDFLPDQAAGLCGSDGRARRATQRLSVLLCANADGSEKLPPLVAGKSAKPRAGQAGLPCDYTANSKGGVTTQALAKYLKAMDTRMAAESRRVLLLAGRLAAQSLDTSGLRHVQLAFFPPGTVQPLERGVVQQVKGHYRQAMLLKAMAALEGQDRSGLQLGLMEALHFVAAAWQAVEPSDIAACFREAGFGGGPNATITTALKSEGEEEEEEEEEEEEEEEEEEEGEGEEEEEEEEGEEEEGGEGEELGEEEEVEEEGDVDDSDEEEEEEEEESSSEGLEAEDWAQGVVEAGGSFGGYGAQEEAQCPTLHFLEGEEDSESDSEEEEEEEEDEEDEDDEDEEEDGDEVPVPSFGEAMAYFAMVKRYLTSFPIDDRVQSHILHLEHDLVHVTRKNHARQAGVRGLGHQS is encoded by the exons ATGGGCCCCAAGCGGCGGCAGCTGACGTTCCGGGAGAAGTCGCGGATCATCCAGGAGGTGGAGGAGAACCCGGACCTGCGCAAGGGCGAGATCGCGCGGCGCTTCAACATCCCGCCGTCCACGCTGAGCACCATCCTGAAGAACAAGCGCGCCATCCTGGCGTCGGAGCGCAAGTACGGGGTGGCCTCCACCTGCCGCAAGACCAACAAGCTGTCCCCCTACGACAAGCTCGAGGGGCTGCTCATCGCCTGGTTTCAGCAGATCCGCGCCGCTGGCCTACCCGTCAAGGGCATCATCCTCAAGGAGAAGGCGTTGCGTATAGCCGAGGAGCTGGGCATGGACGACTTCACCGCCTCCAACGGTTGGCTGGACCGCTTCCGCCGGCGCCACGGGGTGGTGTCCTGCAGCGGTGTGGCCCGCGCTCGGTCGCGCAGTgctgccccccggcccccggcggcCCCCGCCAGCCCGCCTGCGGTGCCTTCGGAGGGC GGTGGCGGAGGTTCGACGGGCTGGCGCGCTCGGGAGGAGCAGCCGCCGTCGGTGGCCGAGGGCTACGCCTCCCAGGACGTGTTCAGCGCCATCGAGACCAGCCTATGGTACGACTTCCTGCCCGACCAGGCTGCGGGGCTGTGCGGCAGCGACGGCCGGGCGCGCAGGGCCACCCAGCGCCTGAGTGTCCTGCTGTGCGCCAACGCAGACGGCAGCGAGAAGCTGCCCCCGCTGGTGGCCGGCAAGTCGGCCAAGCCCCGTGCAGGCCAAGCTGGCCTGCCCTGCGACTACACGGCCAACTCTAAGGGTGGTGTTACCACCCAGGCCCTGGCCAAGTACCTGAAGGCCATGGACACTCGCATGGCTGCGGAGTCTCGCCGGGTCCTGCTGCTGGCTGGCCGCCTGGCTGCCCAGTCCCTGGATACCTCGGGCCTGCGGCACGTACAGCTGGCTTTCTTCCCTCCGGGCACCGTGCAGCCGCTGGAGCGGGGAGTGGTCCAACAGGTGAAGGGCCACTACCGCCAGGCTATGCTCCTCAAGGCCATGGCCGCACTAGAGGGCCAGGATCGCTCGGGCCTGCAGCTAGGTTTGATGGAGGCCCTGCACTTTGTGGCTGCTGCCTGGCAGGCAGTGGAGCCTTCGGACATAGCTGCCTGCTTCCGTGAGGCTGGCTTCGGGGGTGGCCCAaatgccaccatcaccactgccCTCAAGAgtgagggggaggaagaggaggaggaggaagaggaggaagaagaagaggaggaagaggaggaggagggtgaaggggaggaggaggaggaggaagaagaaggcgaggaggaggaagggggggaaggagaggagttgggggaggaagaggaggtggaagaggagggtGATGTTGATGACagtgatgaagaggaggaggaagaggaggaagagagctCCTCTGAGGGGTTGGAGGCCGAGGACTGGGCCCAGGGGGTAGTGGAAGCCGGTGGCAGCTTTGGGGGCTACGGTGCCCAGGAGGAGGCCCAGTGCCCAACCCTCCATTTCCTGGAGGGTGAAGAGGACTCAGAGTCTGacagtgaggaagaggaggaagaggaggaggatgaggaggatgaagatgatgaagatgaggaggaggatggtgaTGAGGTGCCTGTTCCTAGCTTTGGGGAGGCCATGGCTTACTTTGCTATGGTCAAGAGGTACCTTACTTCCTTCCCCATCGACGACCGAGTGCAGAGCCACATCCTTCACTTGGAACACGATCTGGTCCACGTGACCAGAAAGAACCACGCCAGACAGGCGGGAGTTCGGGGTCTTGGACATCAGAGTTGA